A single region of the Latilactobacillus curvatus JCM 1096 = DSM 20019 genome encodes:
- a CDS encoding DAK2 domain-containing protein, with product MKVTEITAAEFQAMMRVAAHRLTKNAEFVNSLNVFPVPDGDTGTNMSLTFQSGAKAVNENNAQSVGELSKSLAKGLLMGARGNSGVISSQIFRGFSKSMAEKETLDAQDLADAFTNGVQTAYKAVMKPVEGTILTVAREGAKAGAKVAGQTDDIGAVIEAVVEGSKKALLKTPELLPVLKEVGVVDSGGQGLVFIYEGFLEGLTGQAPAKDLYTPDEAEMDEMVNANHHQTAQMGTEDIENGYCTEIMVALGDGTTVDREFDYDEFRNHLNGVGDSLLVVADEEVVKVHVHTEHPGTVMAYGQHFGSLVKIKVDNMRLQHDTIVENDQQAAAPVQAEPVENGIIAIAAGDGIAELFKSLGATYILSGGQTMNPSTQDILDAIKAANAKQVILLPNNKNIFLAAEQAAEVADIPVAIVQSRTIAQGMTALLSFDPSAELAANQEAMTEALDTVISGQVTQSIRDTTLDGLEIKKDDYMGIIDGKIKVSTAERLTAAIEMVQTMLDEDSEIVTIIIGEDGDATEAEQISDAIMAQDPELEVEVHEGNQPVYPYLISVE from the coding sequence GTGAAAGTTACTGAAATCACAGCAGCAGAATTCCAAGCAATGATGCGGGTTGCTGCACATCGGCTTACTAAAAATGCAGAATTTGTCAATTCATTAAACGTCTTTCCAGTGCCTGATGGGGATACTGGGACCAATATGAGTTTAACGTTTCAAAGTGGGGCCAAAGCAGTTAATGAAAACAACGCGCAATCTGTCGGTGAATTATCTAAGAGTTTAGCCAAGGGGCTTTTGATGGGCGCTCGGGGTAACTCCGGGGTTATCAGTTCACAAATTTTCCGTGGTTTTTCTAAGAGCATGGCTGAAAAAGAAACATTGGATGCACAAGATTTGGCTGACGCATTCACAAATGGTGTTCAAACGGCTTATAAAGCAGTAATGAAACCCGTTGAAGGCACGATTTTGACGGTTGCCAGAGAAGGCGCCAAAGCTGGTGCCAAGGTTGCCGGTCAAACTGATGATATCGGTGCAGTTATCGAAGCTGTTGTTGAGGGTTCTAAGAAGGCCTTGTTGAAGACCCCTGAATTACTCCCTGTCTTAAAAGAAGTCGGCGTTGTCGATTCTGGTGGTCAAGGATTGGTCTTCATCTATGAAGGTTTCTTAGAAGGTTTAACAGGCCAAGCACCTGCAAAAGATCTTTACACACCTGATGAAGCGGAAATGGATGAAATGGTCAATGCCAATCATCATCAAACCGCTCAAATGGGTACAGAAGATATTGAAAATGGTTATTGTACTGAAATCATGGTCGCCCTTGGTGATGGGACAACTGTCGATCGCGAATTTGATTATGATGAATTCCGCAATCATTTAAACGGTGTTGGTGACTCTCTCTTAGTGGTAGCCGATGAAGAAGTGGTGAAGGTCCATGTGCATACAGAACATCCAGGGACAGTCATGGCTTACGGCCAACACTTTGGTTCATTAGTGAAGATTAAAGTCGATAACATGCGTTTACAACATGATACGATTGTTGAAAACGACCAACAAGCTGCTGCCCCTGTGCAAGCAGAACCTGTTGAAAATGGGATTATCGCGATTGCGGCCGGTGATGGGATTGCTGAACTCTTCAAGAGTTTAGGGGCTACTTATATCTTAAGTGGTGGTCAAACCATGAATCCAAGTACGCAAGATATTTTAGATGCGATTAAAGCAGCCAATGCTAAACAAGTGATCTTATTACCAAATAATAAGAACATCTTCTTAGCCGCTGAACAAGCTGCCGAAGTGGCTGATATTCCAGTTGCAATCGTGCAAAGTCGGACGATTGCTCAAGGGATGACCGCTCTCTTATCATTTGACCCATCTGCTGAATTGGCTGCTAATCAAGAAGCCATGACAGAGGCGTTAGATACCGTGATTAGTGGTCAAGTAACGCAATCAATCCGGGACACGACTTTAGATGGACTTGAAATTAAGAAAGACGATTACATGGGGATTATCGATGGTAAGATTAAGGTCTCAACGGCTGAACGTTTAACAGCAGCCATTGAAATGGTCCAAACAATGCTTGATGAAGACAGTGAAATCGTCACAATTATTATCGGGGAAGACGGCGATGCAACAGAAGCTGAACAAATCAGTGATGCAATTATGGCCCAAGACCCAGAATTAGAAGTTGAAGTACACGAAGGGAATCAACCAGTTTACCCATACTTGATTTCAGTTGAATAG
- the recG gene encoding ATP-dependent DNA helicase RecG: protein MLLKARYRRLSMLSLTDSVAVLAGVGPKRLTALDQLGIRTISDLLYYFPFRYEDLKVKDLSEAADQEKVTLKGTVVADPVISRWGPGKTRLNVRLLIEHDVVMVTFFNQPYLKDKFEAGVDVAIYGKWDAKRHTLTGMKVLAVQSAENPSFAAIYSVNKSVRQGTLVKMIQEAFDLYQDVIPELIPEDIRTRYKLMNERDLIAGMHFPKTYPEAKQARRSAIFHEFFLYQIQLQAIKQTDRHVANGLALQYQNEALKDFIQTLPFDLTDAQKRVVNEICLDLKSPAHMNRLLQGDVGSGKTIVAAIALFAAVTAGYQAALMVPTEILAEQHYQSLQRLLAPMNVTVGLLTGSTTAKERRTLLADIESGRINITIGTHALIQDAVVYHKLGFAVIDEQHRFGVNQRRILREKGLQPDILAMTATPIPRTLAITAYGEMDVSTIDELPKGRIPIETSWVRSNQVEQALSFVRKQLANDSQVFAITPLIAESEQMDLKNAEEIYATLVEQFEPDYHVALLHGQLKDDEKNQIMNAFSENKIQLLVSTTVVEVGVDVPNATVMLIFDADRFGLAQLHQLRGRVGRGKKKAYCILVADPKNQQGVDRMTIMTETTDGFVVAQKDLELRGPGEVFGDRQSGLPVFKVGDPVADFTSLQVAQQEVQKIFTLDPELAAPDHTPLKTYLQQQKQNYLTLD from the coding sequence ATGCTTTTGAAAGCACGTTACAGGAGGCTGTCAATGTTAAGTTTAACGGATTCTGTTGCTGTGTTAGCTGGCGTCGGCCCGAAACGTCTGACAGCCCTCGATCAGCTTGGCATAAGGACCATTAGTGATTTATTGTATTATTTTCCGTTTCGTTACGAAGATTTGAAGGTCAAGGATTTATCCGAAGCGGCAGATCAGGAAAAGGTGACGTTAAAAGGAACGGTCGTCGCTGATCCGGTCATCAGTCGTTGGGGACCAGGGAAGACCCGGCTGAATGTACGGCTCTTGATTGAACATGACGTTGTGATGGTTACTTTTTTTAATCAACCCTATCTTAAGGACAAGTTTGAAGCCGGGGTCGATGTCGCTATTTATGGCAAGTGGGATGCTAAACGTCATACATTGACGGGGATGAAGGTCCTAGCGGTTCAATCGGCTGAGAATCCATCGTTTGCGGCCATCTATTCCGTTAATAAAAGTGTGCGTCAAGGGACACTGGTCAAGATGATTCAAGAAGCCTTTGATTTGTATCAAGACGTTATTCCCGAATTGATCCCAGAGGATATTCGCACGCGCTATAAGTTAATGAACGAACGCGACTTAATTGCTGGCATGCATTTCCCTAAAACGTATCCTGAAGCAAAGCAAGCACGCCGAAGCGCTATTTTTCATGAGTTCTTCCTATATCAGATTCAATTACAAGCCATTAAACAGACTGATCGGCATGTGGCAAACGGTTTAGCTTTGCAGTACCAAAATGAAGCACTTAAAGATTTTATTCAAACCTTACCGTTTGATTTAACCGATGCACAAAAGCGAGTGGTGAATGAAATTTGTCTTGATTTAAAATCACCAGCGCATATGAATCGCCTTCTCCAAGGGGATGTTGGTTCTGGGAAAACGATTGTGGCGGCGATTGCGCTGTTCGCGGCAGTGACTGCGGGTTATCAAGCCGCATTGATGGTGCCAACGGAAATTCTGGCGGAACAACACTATCAAAGCTTGCAACGCTTATTGGCACCAATGAACGTGACTGTTGGCTTATTGACCGGTTCGACGACGGCTAAAGAACGGCGGACGTTGTTGGCAGACATTGAATCCGGGCGCATCAATATTACTATTGGCACCCATGCCTTGATTCAAGATGCAGTGGTCTATCATAAGTTAGGCTTTGCTGTAATTGATGAACAACATCGTTTCGGGGTCAACCAACGGCGAATTTTGCGTGAAAAGGGGTTACAGCCTGATATTCTTGCAATGACGGCGACCCCGATTCCGCGGACGCTGGCGATTACCGCATATGGCGAGATGGACGTTTCAACGATTGATGAATTGCCAAAAGGACGGATTCCAATTGAAACCAGTTGGGTGCGTAGTAATCAAGTCGAACAAGCCCTCAGCTTTGTCCGTAAACAACTTGCAAACGATTCGCAAGTCTTTGCGATTACACCGTTGATTGCCGAATCTGAACAGATGGATTTAAAGAATGCCGAGGAGATTTACGCAACGTTGGTGGAACAATTTGAACCTGATTACCATGTTGCATTGTTGCATGGCCAGTTAAAAGATGATGAAAAAAATCAGATTATGAACGCTTTTTCTGAGAACAAAATTCAATTACTGGTTTCAACAACCGTCGTTGAAGTTGGTGTCGATGTGCCAAACGCGACGGTGATGCTCATTTTTGATGCGGATCGGTTCGGGTTGGCGCAATTACATCAATTACGGGGCCGGGTTGGCCGAGGTAAGAAAAAGGCATACTGTATTCTGGTGGCTGATCCGAAGAACCAACAAGGTGTTGACCGGATGACGATTATGACTGAAACCACTGATGGATTCGTCGTTGCGCAGAAGGATTTAGAATTGCGCGGACCAGGGGAAGTCTTTGGTGATCGTCAATCTGGATTGCCCGTCTTTAAAGTTGGCGATCCAGTAGCCGACTTTACGAGTTTACAAGTCGCCCAACAAGAAGTGCAAAAAATCTTCACGCTTGATCCTGAGTTGGCAGCACCGGACCATACGCCACTCAAAACATACTTACAACAACAAAAGCAAAATTACCTAACGTTAGATTGA
- the plsX gene encoding phosphate acyltransferase PlsX — MKIAVDAMGGDFAPQSVIEGVLQARSELTDVEFTLYGDEAQIKPLIDDMTRLTIVHTTEKITSEDEPVRAIRRKKQASMVLAAQAVKDGEADALFSLGNTGALLAAGLFVIGRIKGIDRPGLMPTLPAINSDLGFNMLDVGANAEAKPEHLHQYGLMGNFYAQDVRGIQKPRIGLLNNGTEAGKGDELHKAAHQLLADDLTLNFIGNVEASELLKGVADVVVTDGFTGNATLKAIEGTATIVMSQVKHAIMDAGVKEKIGGLLLKKSVGGIRDKFDTSVYGGAVLLGLKAPVVKAHGAADGRTVYYTVRQIHAMLANQTIQKVIDYFDQQNSPKETD, encoded by the coding sequence ATGAAAATTGCAGTAGACGCAATGGGCGGCGATTTTGCACCCCAATCAGTAATTGAAGGGGTGTTACAAGCCCGCTCAGAATTAACAGATGTTGAATTTACGTTGTATGGTGATGAAGCACAAATTAAACCGTTGATTGATGATATGACGCGGTTAACGATTGTGCATACCACCGAAAAAATCACCAGCGAAGATGAACCAGTGCGTGCGATTCGGCGTAAAAAGCAAGCTTCAATGGTTCTGGCGGCGCAGGCAGTTAAAGATGGGGAAGCAGACGCACTCTTTTCACTAGGGAATACTGGTGCGCTCTTAGCAGCCGGATTATTCGTGATTGGTCGGATTAAAGGGATTGATCGTCCAGGTTTAATGCCTACCCTACCAGCCATTAATTCAGATTTAGGCTTCAATATGTTAGATGTTGGGGCCAACGCCGAAGCAAAGCCGGAGCATTTGCATCAATATGGCTTAATGGGGAACTTCTACGCACAAGACGTCCGTGGCATTCAAAAGCCGCGAATTGGTTTGTTGAATAATGGGACTGAAGCTGGCAAGGGTGATGAGTTGCATAAGGCAGCACATCAACTACTGGCAGATGATCTAACGTTAAACTTCATTGGTAACGTTGAAGCAAGTGAACTCTTAAAAGGGGTTGCGGATGTCGTGGTCACAGATGGGTTTACCGGCAATGCGACGCTTAAAGCAATTGAAGGGACTGCCACAATCGTGATGTCGCAAGTCAAACATGCGATTATGGATGCTGGTGTCAAAGAAAAAATCGGTGGTTTACTCTTGAAAAAGAGTGTTGGTGGGATTCGTGATAAATTCGACACATCTGTTTATGGCGGGGCTGTTTTATTAGGCTTAAAAGCCCCTGTTGTTAAGGCGCACGGTGCTGCAGATGGCCGCACGGTTTACTACACTGTTCGCCAGATTCATGCAATGCTGGCGAACCAAACGATTCAAAAAGTAATCGATTATTTTGACCAACAAAATAGCCCAAAAGAAACCGATTAA
- the acpP gene encoding acyl carrier protein, whose product MNEQEIFDKIAAIIGDRFELNKDQVTDELNFKEDLDADSIDIVEFVLELEDTFGAEIPDEEAEKIGTVADAVAYIKTKIK is encoded by the coding sequence ATGAATGAACAAGAAATCTTTGATAAGATTGCGGCTATTATTGGCGATCGATTTGAGTTAAATAAGGATCAGGTAACAGACGAATTGAACTTCAAGGAAGACTTGGATGCTGATTCAATTGATATTGTGGAATTTGTTTTGGAATTAGAAGACACTTTTGGTGCCGAAATTCCGGATGAAGAAGCTGAAAAGATCGGTACGGTAGCTGATGCCGTTGCTTACATTAAAACAAAAATCAAATAA
- a CDS encoding peptide ABC transporter substrate-binding protein: MKREKSLVLGITTVAVTLLLAACGNSGSKEAVKTDTASFATSDVIATMDSALNTDVIGAQALTDTMEGLYRYEGKEIKPAIATKVVKPTNNGLTYTFPLRKDAKWSNGQPVTAEDFVYAWRRVVDPKVGSQYAYIYEGIKNAADITTGKEPVDSLGVVAKDKHTLEVTLEKPIPYFSQLMTSSTFFPQYPEAVKKAGKSYGTNSKTLVFNGPYKLENWNGPDSSWKEVKNTNYWNTKAVKVKTLKYQVVKDPSTALNLFQSNKLDRTAISGDTAKQMKNDPHYSTLQKSATFYMQVNQEKNPIFKNAKIRRAISMTINRKELVAQVLGDGSSPIASVTPKNMSFDPTTKKDFVDDLDAAGKKNASYNPKEATKLWNEGLAETGQTGKTFNYTLLGDDTDTAKKQSEYLQNTLQKNLPGLKVTLANVPFKTRLTRSTNGDFDMVVSAWNADFPDPITFLDLFVTGGDNNDGHWSNAEYDAQIKASKGDNANDPKARWQNLVKAQDIMNTESGVIPLYQSGVAYLTNPSLKGLDYGPSGSYNNVSLYLKK; the protein is encoded by the coding sequence ATGAAACGAGAAAAGAGTTTGGTATTAGGTATAACAACAGTGGCGGTCACATTATTATTAGCAGCTTGTGGTAACTCAGGTAGCAAGGAAGCCGTTAAGACTGACACAGCCAGTTTTGCAACGAGTGACGTCATTGCGACAATGGATTCAGCGTTAAATACGGATGTGATCGGTGCGCAGGCTTTAACCGATACGATGGAAGGTCTTTACCGCTACGAGGGTAAAGAAATCAAACCGGCGATTGCGACTAAAGTAGTCAAACCAACTAATAACGGTTTAACATATACATTCCCATTAAGAAAAGACGCGAAGTGGAGCAATGGTCAACCGGTCACGGCAGAAGATTTCGTTTATGCTTGGCGCAGAGTCGTTGATCCAAAGGTCGGCTCACAATATGCTTATATCTATGAAGGCATTAAAAATGCAGCAGACATCACGACTGGTAAGGAACCGGTTGATTCATTGGGTGTAGTCGCTAAGGATAAACACACCTTAGAAGTCACCCTTGAAAAACCAATTCCATACTTCAGTCAATTGATGACCAGCTCAACTTTCTTCCCCCAATATCCAGAAGCGGTCAAGAAAGCTGGCAAGAGTTACGGGACAAATTCTAAAACATTAGTTTTCAACGGCCCTTATAAGTTAGAAAATTGGAATGGCCCAGATAGCTCATGGAAAGAAGTTAAAAACACCAATTACTGGAATACGAAAGCAGTTAAGGTTAAGACGTTGAAGTATCAAGTGGTTAAAGATCCATCAACAGCTTTAAACCTCTTCCAAAGTAATAAATTAGATCGGACGGCGATCAGTGGTGACACAGCTAAACAAATGAAAAACGATCCACATTACTCAACCTTACAAAAATCAGCAACATTCTACATGCAAGTCAACCAAGAAAAGAATCCAATCTTTAAAAATGCGAAGATTCGCCGAGCAATTTCAATGACAATTAATCGTAAAGAATTAGTCGCACAGGTTCTAGGTGATGGTTCAAGTCCAATTGCTTCTGTGACACCAAAGAATATGTCATTTGACCCAACAACTAAGAAGGATTTTGTTGATGATTTAGACGCAGCGGGTAAGAAAAATGCAAGTTACAACCCTAAAGAAGCAACAAAACTTTGGAACGAAGGCCTTGCTGAAACTGGGCAAACAGGCAAAACATTCAATTACACATTACTTGGCGATGATACGGATACTGCCAAGAAACAATCCGAATATTTGCAAAATACTTTACAAAAGAACTTACCAGGTTTGAAAGTCACATTAGCGAACGTGCCATTTAAGACTCGTTTAACACGTTCAACGAACGGTGATTTCGACATGGTGGTTAGTGCTTGGAACGCTGATTTCCCAGATCCAATCACATTCTTAGACTTGTTTGTAACAGGCGGCGATAACAATGATGGCCATTGGAGCAATGCCGAATACGATGCACAGATCAAGGCAAGTAAAGGTGACAACGCCAATGATCCTAAAGCAAGATGGCAAAACCTTGTTAAAGCACAAGATATTATGAATACAGAGTCAGGTGTCATTCCACTGTATCAATCAGGTGTGGCGTACTTAACTAACCCAAGCCTTAAAGGTTTAGACTACGGCCCTTCAGGAAGCTACAATAATGTCTCACTTTATTTAAAAAAATAA
- the opp3b gene encoding oligopeptide ABC transporter permease → MSKYLIKRIFYLVLTLFIVASVTFFMMKLMPGTPYTNQEKMSADQLRIMNEQYGLNKPLIQQYFIYLGGLLHGDFGTSFQFNNQPVLSLIMTRLGPSLQIGAQAMIVGSLLGILLGAVAAIRKNTWVDGVATFFSIVGISIPNFVLAVLLQFFLAFKLQLFPIALWDGWSSSVLPTLALAVAPLANTARFMRTEMVDVLNSDYIELAKAKGNSKWQTVAKHALRNSMIPVVTIIGPMAVNLMTGSLVVENIFSIPGIGEQFVKSIMTNDYPTIMGLTIFYSFLLTVIILVVDILYGIIDPRIRLSDSQGAH, encoded by the coding sequence ATGAGTAAATACCTTATTAAACGAATATTCTATTTAGTGCTAACCCTATTCATTGTCGCTTCTGTGACCTTCTTCATGATGAAGTTGATGCCAGGGACGCCATATACGAATCAGGAAAAAATGAGTGCTGATCAATTACGGATCATGAATGAACAGTACGGTTTGAACAAACCATTAATTCAGCAATATTTCATCTATCTAGGTGGCTTGTTGCATGGTGATTTTGGCACATCCTTCCAGTTCAACAATCAGCCCGTCTTGAGCCTAATCATGACGCGTTTAGGACCTTCATTACAAATCGGGGCACAAGCGATGATTGTCGGCTCATTACTGGGTATTTTACTAGGGGCAGTGGCGGCCATTCGCAAGAATACATGGGTCGATGGCGTTGCAACGTTCTTTTCAATCGTTGGGATTTCAATTCCGAACTTTGTGTTGGCGGTCTTACTCCAATTTTTCCTTGCCTTTAAATTACAACTATTCCCAATTGCGTTATGGGACGGCTGGTCATCTAGTGTCTTACCAACATTAGCACTAGCGGTTGCACCATTGGCGAATACGGCTCGGTTCATGCGGACTGAAATGGTCGATGTTTTAAACAGTGATTACATCGAACTTGCTAAAGCCAAAGGCAATTCAAAATGGCAAACAGTGGCAAAGCATGCCTTACGAAATTCAATGATTCCGGTTGTTACGATTATCGGGCCGATGGCAGTCAACTTGATGACTGGGTCACTAGTTGTTGAAAATATTTTCTCGATTCCCGGAATTGGGGAGCAATTTGTGAAGTCAATTATGACGAATGATTATCCAACGATCATGGGCTTGACCATTTTCTATTCATTCTTATTAACAGTGATTATTCTAGTCGTCGATATTCTTTACGGGATTATTGATCCACGAATTCGATTAAGTGACAGTCAGGGGGCGCACTAA
- a CDS encoding ABC transporter permease yields MADIKIPAGSFKPLTQDTHEAQEKISAPSLTFTQDAIRRLKQNKVAVVSLVVLLIVMLAALLAPVIAPQSPNTQNVAYANLPPKIGSGNIPGFTGKMDVSGVKVDKYQQAGVPKGKTFILGTDYLGRDLLSRILYGTRLSLLIGILATLVDLLIGIPYGIVSGWRGGRLDMFMQRVTEIISSIPNLIVVVLMMLVLRPGLLSIVIAIGFTGWITMARLIRAQTFQLKEQEFVLAARTLGESSTKIAWKHLIPNLSSTIIIQTMFTIPSAIFFEAFLSFIGIGIPAPNASLGTLLSDGQKAFRFLPYQMWYPAAVLCVIMIAVNLLADGLRDAFDPKS; encoded by the coding sequence ATGGCAGATATTAAAATACCAGCGGGCTCATTCAAGCCCCTTACACAAGACACGCATGAAGCACAAGAAAAAATTAGTGCACCATCATTGACGTTTACGCAAGATGCCATTCGGCGCTTAAAGCAAAATAAAGTCGCGGTGGTTTCGTTAGTTGTCCTCTTAATTGTGATGTTGGCTGCTTTATTGGCACCAGTGATTGCACCACAAAGTCCAAATACACAAAATGTGGCGTACGCTAACTTACCGCCTAAAATTGGATCGGGGAATATCCCTGGTTTTACCGGTAAGATGGACGTTTCCGGTGTTAAAGTTGATAAATATCAACAAGCGGGCGTTCCCAAAGGCAAAACGTTTATCTTAGGGACGGATTATCTCGGTCGTGATTTATTATCACGAATTTTATACGGGACACGCTTATCCTTATTAATTGGGATTCTAGCGACATTGGTCGATTTATTAATCGGGATTCCATACGGGATTGTTTCCGGATGGCGTGGTGGCCGTTTGGATATGTTCATGCAGCGGGTAACTGAAATCATTTCATCAATTCCAAACTTAATTGTGGTTGTCTTGATGATGTTGGTACTCCGTCCAGGTTTATTGTCAATCGTCATCGCGATTGGCTTTACCGGTTGGATTACAATGGCCCGGTTGATTCGGGCCCAAACGTTCCAACTTAAGGAACAAGAATTCGTGCTCGCCGCACGGACGTTGGGTGAAAGTTCCACCAAGATTGCTTGGAAACACCTGATTCCGAATTTATCCTCAACGATTATTATTCAAACGATGTTTACAATTCCGAGTGCGATTTTCTTCGAAGCGTTCTTGAGCTTTATCGGGATTGGGATTCCAGCACCGAATGCTTCATTAGGGACGTTATTATCAGATGGGCAAAAAGCTTTCCGTTTCTTGCCATATCAAATGTGGTATCCAGCAGCAGTCCTCTGTGTGATCATGATTGCCGTCAACTTACTAGCAGACGGACTAAGAGACGCATTCGATCCAAAATCATAG